CGGGACGATCACCGCCTCCAGGCCGAAGACCTCGCGTACGAGCTCGGCGGTCACGATGTCCTCCGGGTGGCCCTCGGCGACGATCCGGCCCTCCTTCATGGCGACCAGATGGTCCGCGTACCGGGCGGCCTGGTTCAGGTCGTGGAGCACGGTGACGACGGTCCGGCCGCGGGTGCCGTCCGCCGCCGGGGCGGTGAGCCGGCGCACCAGGTCCAGGACCTCCACCTGGTGCGCGATGTCGAGGTACGTGGTCGGCTCGTCGAGCAGCAGCAGATCGGTCTCCTGGGCGAGCGCCATCGCGATCCAGACCCGCTGGCGCTGCCCGCCGGACAGCTCGTCGACCGACCGGTCGGCCAGCGCGGTGACGTCCGTGCGCTCCATGGCGTCCGTCACCGCCCGCTCGTCCTCCTGGGACCACTGCTGCCACCAGCGCTGATGCGGCTGGCGGCCGCGGGCGACGAGGTCGCAGACGGTGATCGCCTCGGGGGCGACCGGGGTCTGCGGCAGCAGCCCTATCGACTGGGCGATCTTCCTGGTGGGGATCCGGGACAGCTCCGTACCGTCGAGGAGTACCGCCCCGCCGCGCGGCTTGAGC
This sequence is a window from Streptomyces sp. NBC_01217. Protein-coding genes within it:
- a CDS encoding ABC transporter ATP-binding protein, with amino-acid sequence MSSTRTSDTTATATSRLTVRELTLAYEDRTVVHELDLAVPDGRVTVIVGPNACGKSTTLRALGRLLKPRGGAVLLDGTELSRIPTRKIAQSIGLLPQTPVAPEAITVCDLVARGRQPHQRWWQQWSQEDERAVTDAMERTDVTALADRSVDELSGGQRQRVWIAMALAQETDLLLLDEPTTYLDIAHQVEVLDLVRRLTAPAADGTRGRTVVTVLHDLNQAARYADHLVAMKEGRIVAEGHPEDIVTAELVREVFGLEAVIVPCPVTGAPLVVPGAPWTPSTPSGAS